CAGCGCCCGGATGTTTTTACCAAACTTCTGAGCACTGTAGCGCTGCCCCGTTGCGTGGCGGCTGCGGCGCGTCGTGCGAATGTCTTGCAGCAGAATACAGCCAAAGTAGGCCACGTTGCCGGCCCACGTTGCCGCCAGCGCCGTGGTCGTGCGGTCGTGGGAGAAAGAAAAAGCCGCACCGCCCGCCGCCAGCGTGGCGACGAGCGACAGCGCCTCGGCGGGCAAGTAGCGTTTGACCCATTCGGCTAGATTTTTCCTCATACCAGCATAAAGACGCAAAATGGCGTGGCCTGTTGTTGTAGAAGCATGAAAAGCTAGGGGTTGGTCGCCTACAGCTCCCTAGCTGATGGCCGAATTTGAAAGTGCAAGATGCTGGCCTATACAACGAGGCTGCGGTGGAAGGCGTAAAGAGGGACTCAGTACGCTCCCTCACCTAAACTTCTACGTTCATGGCTCTCAACACAGATAACCTCAACGACCATCTGTACGCAACCAATCTGGCGATTTCCGACACCATCAACAACTCGCGCGACCCCCAGGTGGCGTTCGACTACTTTGATAGCTGGATTCCGTTTCTGCAAAACTCAAATATCGCCGCCCTGACTGCCATGGGCTCCGACCTTCAGCAGCTACGCGACTACATCCGGAACGGCGACCAAGCCAATGCTCACACGCTGCTACAGCGTCTTGGCGAACAAACTTCACGGGCCGCGAGCAACATCCACACCTGGGCCGGCGACCACCTACATAATGGTATCGGCGACCAGCTGCGCCACCTAGGTCAGTTGCTCGTGGTAGCTGCTGGCAACACGAAAGCCGCGTTGTAAGAATCTGATTACTAACTGAAAACCAGGTTTACCCTGGGCTTTCTCTCAAACTACTTGTTTCATGCCCACTAACCCATCCGATCCGTCTGCTAACCTGCGTTCCACGCGAGACATTCTGAGCGGCAACCTGCACGCGGCAGCCGTTGAGGCACCCATCGTTATCGATAGCTGGATTGATGCTGTGCGCACGTTCGGTGTAACCGGCGGCAACGACATGGTTGAGGAGCTACAAAATCTAAAAAGCTACCTCAACGACAAGGATACCGACCGCATCAGTGGCTCGTTGCAGCGCCTCGGCGAGACTACTACCAAAGCAGCCGAGCAGGCTGATGAGGAATACAAAGAACAATTGCAGCAGCTCGGCCAAGTGCTCCTACGCGCCGCCGACGGTGTAAAAGCTCCCTTAAATTCACCCTCACCCGAATAACCCTGCACTTATGTCTATTGCACATTCTGATAGCGCCAAACAGTTTGAAACCACGATTGCTGCACTCGGCATCGAGGACCTAGGCCAGCTCGCTGCGGCCGCTCCTGAAAAGATTGATGGCTGGATTCAGCTCCTGCGCGGTGGTAGCGGGACTTACGACACTCTCATCAGCAACCTGGTGGACCTAAAAGGCTACCTCAGCGGAGGCGATGCCGCCCAAATTTCGGCCTCTTTGCAAACCCTTGCCGAGAACATCAATGCCCTGGCTGACGGCGCTAATCCTATTTTTCTGGATAGCCTGTATAAGCTAGGTCAGCGACTCAGCGACATAGCACGCGAGCTGAAGCAGCTACAATAGTCGCCACCAAACAAGATCAGTCCGAGCAAGGCACGGAATCTGGACATAGCTCCTGGAGCAGTGTTTCAGATTCCGTGCCTTGCTCGGACTGATCTTGTTTTGGAGGGACTAATATCCTACAGCCGTATCATCGCCCCTAGGATCGGCGCCGCCTTGCAGACGACCATCGGGCAGCACCCAGATGATTTCCATGCGACCCCAGGGGTTACGCGGGTTGATTTTGTAGCCGCGCTTTTGGAGCGTGTCACGGGCGGCAGGTAGTAAGGCGTTTTCTTCGGCGTCAATCTGGTCGGGCAGCCACTGGTGGTGTAAGCGCGGCGCGGCTACCGCTTGCTGGGCATTCTGGTGGTAGTCAACAACGTTCATAATGCCCTGCATGACGCTGGTGATGATGGTGCTGCCGCCCGGCGTGCCGACTACCATAGCTAGCCTGCCTTTCTTCGAAAGAATGGTCGGCGTCATGGCCGAGAGCATGCGCTTGCCCGGGGCAATGGCATTGGCCGTGCCACCTACTAGGCCGTACATGTTCGGCACCCCGGCCTTGGCCGAAAAGTCGTCCATCTCATTGTTGAGGAAGAAACCGGCCCCCGCCACCACGACTTTGCTGCCGTAGGCTCCGTTGAGGGTGGTTGTGCATGCCACGGCATTGCCCTGCGCATCCACAATGTTATAGTGTGTGGTTTGGTCGCTTTCGTAGCCTGGCAAACCAGCGCCGGCGGTTACTTCGCTACTGGGCGTCGCCTTGCCGTCGCGGCGGGTGGTAGCCATGCGTTCCTTGTTGTACTTCTTATCTAGGAGCTGCGCCACCGGCACCCGCCCGAAGTCAGGGTCCCCTAGGTATTTGGCGCGGTCGGCGTACACGCGGCGCTCAGCTTCCGTGATAAGATGAACCGCCGCCGGCGAGTGCCAACCAAGGGCACCTAGGTTGTAAGGCTCTAGCATTTGTAGCATTTGCAGCAACACTACGCCGCCGCTACTTGGGGGCGGAAACGCCAGAATATCGTAGCCGCGGTACTGCCCGTGCAACGGCGTGCGCCACTTAGCCTGGTAGTTCTGCAGATCTTGTTTGGTAATAAGCCCAGTGCCCCGCTGCATCTCAGCCACGAGCAAGTCGGCAGTTGGGCCCTGGTAAAAACCATCGCGGCCTTTGTCGCGGATGCGCTCTAGAGTGCGAGCTAGGTCGGGGTACTGAATGAGGTCGTCCTTTTGCCAGGGGCGTGTATCGCCATCGGGGCGCACGTAGGCAGGCGGTGTTTGCGAATTGTATTTTAAAAAAATTGCGCGGTTATTATTCAAGCCGGCCGCTTCTTTGGTGGTCAGCCTCAAGCCCTTGGTGGCTAGGTCAACAGCCGGCTGCACCAGGTCGGCCCACGGCAGCTTACCTAGCTTTTTGTGCAGGGCCTCCATGCCTGCTACCGTACCGGGCACGCCCACGGCCAAATGACCGGCGGTGCTACGGTCGGGAATGACGTTCCCTTGCGCGTCGAGGTACATGTCGCGGTTAGCAGCGGCGGGCGCCATCTCGCGGAAGTCGAGGGCGCCTTCTTGGCCGTCGGCGCCGCGGTAGAGCACGAAGCCGCCGCCCCCAATATTGCCCGCTACTGGCAATGCCACCGCCAGGGCAAACTGCACCGCTACCGCCGCATCGTAGGCGTTGCCGCCTTTTCGCAGAATATCCAGGCCAATGCGCGAGGCTTCCGGGTGCGCCGAGACGACCATCGCTTTGCTTGCCGTAACGTCGGCCGTAACGGCAGGCGGTGTGGCAGCCAGGGTTGTTGTCGCCGAAGCCGACGACGCGGAGGGACGCGTGGCCGTGCTGGTACAAGAAAATAAGGCGGCGAGGGCAAGCGGGTAAAGGTGTCGTTTCATGCAGGTTAGAGTAAGGGCTGCTACCTTGCGCGGCAACAGAACTTTCAAGAAAGCCAACATTCAGGTAAGAGCCTAGCCTAGAAGGCAAATTGTCGATCAAAGCGAAGTCAAAAATCTCAGTTAATTGGCCTGTGATTTTCCTGCAAACCCTTCATTTGGCTTTAAATGGCAGTATGACCTAGGGGCTGCCTGAGGACAAATGTTCTGGTTGTAGTTTAGCCGCAAGTCGGTTGTTATCGTAGCTTTAAAGCCAAACCCTCCCGCACCATGACTACCGAAACCACTCCCGCTCCTGCACTGGCTCCCGTATTGCCGCTCGTTCAGCAAGATCCTTTTCTTGCGCCGTACGAACCGGTGCTGCTCGCCCGGCAAGTTCGCTTAGAAGAACGCCTGGCCGCAATTCGGCAAGAGTACGGCTCTCTGGCGAAGTTCGCCACGGCGCACCAATGGCTAGGTCTCAACTATGACCCACGCCGCCGCGGCTATTCATTCCGGGAATGGGCTCCGGCCGCCGAAGCCTTGTACTTGGTGGGCGATTTCAACGGCTGGGACCGGCGAGCAACGCCCCTGCAGAAAGGACCAAATGGCGTGTGGGAAGTGTTTCTGCCCGACAAGCAATACGGCGAAGCCCTTAGCCACTACAGCCGCTACAAAGTACACGTGGTGACCCAGCACGGCGCCAAAGACCG
This Hymenobacter sp. GOD-10R DNA region includes the following protein-coding sequences:
- the ggt gene encoding gamma-glutamyltransferase, encoding MKRHLYPLALAALFSCTSTATRPSASSASATTTLAATPPAVTADVTASKAMVVSAHPEASRIGLDILRKGGNAYDAAVAVQFALAVALPVAGNIGGGGFVLYRGADGQEGALDFREMAPAAANRDMYLDAQGNVIPDRSTAGHLAVGVPGTVAGMEALHKKLGKLPWADLVQPAVDLATKGLRLTTKEAAGLNNNRAIFLKYNSQTPPAYVRPDGDTRPWQKDDLIQYPDLARTLERIRDKGRDGFYQGPTADLLVAEMQRGTGLITKQDLQNYQAKWRTPLHGQYRGYDILAFPPPSSGGVVLLQMLQMLEPYNLGALGWHSPAAVHLITEAERRVYADRAKYLGDPDFGRVPVAQLLDKKYNKERMATTRRDGKATPSSEVTAGAGLPGYESDQTTHYNIVDAQGNAVACTTTLNGAYGSKVVVAGAGFFLNNEMDDFSAKAGVPNMYGLVGGTANAIAPGKRMLSAMTPTILSKKGRLAMVVGTPGGSTIITSVMQGIMNVVDYHQNAQQAVAAPRLHHQWLPDQIDAEENALLPAARDTLQKRGYKINPRNPWGRMEIIWVLPDGRLQGGADPRGDDTAVGY